The following are encoded in a window of Trichocoleus sp. FACHB-46 genomic DNA:
- a CDS encoding CAP domain-containing protein produces the protein MSSLSSRSSRSSWRKTCPKQVWLSYAALFAVLWTIPPVFHYIKQAQRGHPLDAHYFWAELSPEKVFHLGLYNGPGGSNWKIGLPIATLWTASAPRSLPELQKLGLEVMNRDRQLNGLPTLVEDPLLSQAAQLHAQDMMNRHYFAHNSLEGRTPTERFHAIGGAPRVGVGENIIYVQDSSVGLTYRDIEMFQKGWMYSNGHRDNILKPEYVKFGYGIVIDPLSGRKFAAQEFAVPAPTP, from the coding sequence ATGTCAAGTTTGTCTTCCCGCAGTTCGCGATCGAGTTGGCGCAAGACTTGCCCTAAACAGGTTTGGTTAAGCTACGCTGCCTTGTTTGCAGTCCTATGGACGATTCCACCCGTTTTTCATTACATCAAGCAGGCCCAACGCGGCCATCCGTTAGATGCTCACTATTTTTGGGCGGAGCTATCACCGGAAAAAGTTTTCCATCTCGGTCTCTATAACGGTCCTGGTGGCAGCAATTGGAAGATTGGTCTGCCGATCGCGACTCTTTGGACTGCTTCCGCACCCCGCTCTTTGCCAGAGCTACAGAAGCTTGGCCTGGAGGTGATGAACCGCGATCGCCAACTCAACGGCTTGCCTACTTTGGTAGAAGATCCGCTCCTCTCCCAAGCCGCGCAACTCCATGCCCAAGACATGATGAATCGGCACTATTTTGCTCACAACTCGCTTGAGGGCCGCACGCCCACCGAGCGGTTTCACGCGATCGGTGGGGCTCCGAGAGTGGGCGTAGGAGAGAACATTATTTATGTCCAAGACTCCAGCGTCGGACTCACTTACCGAGATATTGAAATGTTTCAGAAGGGCTGGATGTATAGCAACGGTCATCGAGACAATATTTTGAAGCCAGAGTACGTCAAGTTTGGCTACGGCATTGTGATTGACCCCTTATCCGGGCGCAAATTTGCAGCTCAAGAATTTGCGGTACCCGCTCCGACTCCCTAA
- a CDS encoding secondary thiamine-phosphate synthase enzyme YjbQ, translated as MTISTAGKSLAKITSKIQAIVAESGIETGLCTLFLRHTSASLLIQENADPDVLRDLENFFAKLVPEDSQRYIHSAEGPDDMPAHIRTALTHSSEQIPISQGRLVLGTWQGIYVWEHRQRSHTRELVVHITGD; from the coding sequence GTGACCATCTCAACTGCGGGTAAGTCGCTAGCTAAAATCACCTCCAAAATTCAGGCGATCGTGGCAGAGTCGGGGATTGAGACGGGACTCTGTACCTTATTTTTGCGGCATACTTCGGCGAGCTTACTGATTCAAGAAAACGCTGACCCAGACGTGTTACGCGATTTAGAAAACTTTTTTGCCAAGCTTGTCCCCGAAGATAGCCAACGCTATATCCACAGCGCTGAAGGCCCAGACGATATGCCTGCTCACATTCGAACGGCCTTAACTCACAGCTCCGAGCAAATCCCCATTTCTCAAGGACGCTTAGTCCTAGGCACCTGGCAAGGCATTTATGTGTGGGAACATCGCCAACGCAGTCACACCCGCGAGCTAGTGGTACATATCACTGGAGATTGA
- a CDS encoding glycosyl transferase, which yields MSRPVLYVAITNHGFGHATRAASVVAEIQRLCPEILVAMVTTAPRWLLESYVTGDFIHRPRGLDVGIIQSDSITMDKAATLEKLRHIRAQERSLIASEVNFIQQNRVGLVLADIPPLAAKIAKAAGVPCWMMSNFGWDFIYQAWGGEFVEIADWIRGCFQQCDRLFRLPFHESMSAFPTITDVGLTGGSPRFDLDQLRSTFNLTAPPERTVLLTFGGLGLDQIPYQNLQRFPDWQFITFDRQAPDWLNIRQVTDHQYRPVDFMPLCGRLVSKPGYSTFAEACRQNLLIITITRDDFAESPVLLAGIQDHAQHQILQPDEFFHGDWEFLRQLPQAPRQSEAVRTDGNQAIAEAVIQYFAQ from the coding sequence ATGTCGCGACCCGTTTTATATGTGGCAATCACCAATCACGGTTTTGGTCATGCCACTCGTGCTGCTTCGGTAGTGGCAGAAATTCAACGCCTCTGCCCAGAGATTTTGGTGGCAATGGTGACAACGGCCCCCCGGTGGTTACTGGAGTCGTATGTGACTGGCGATTTTATTCACCGTCCCCGTGGCTTAGATGTCGGGATTATCCAAAGCGACAGCATCACGATGGACAAAGCCGCCACGCTGGAAAAACTGCGGCATATCCGGGCCCAAGAGCGATCGCTGATCGCCTCAGAAGTGAACTTTATTCAGCAAAATCGTGTGGGGCTGGTGTTGGCAGATATTCCACCTCTAGCTGCCAAAATTGCCAAAGCCGCAGGCGTACCTTGCTGGATGATGAGCAACTTTGGTTGGGACTTTATCTATCAAGCTTGGGGCGGTGAGTTTGTAGAAATTGCCGATTGGATTCGGGGTTGTTTCCAACAGTGCGATCGCCTGTTTCGCCTACCTTTCCACGAATCGATGAGCGCCTTTCCCACCATTACAGATGTGGGTTTAACCGGAGGCTCGCCTCGCTTTGATTTAGATCAGCTCCGCTCCACGTTTAATCTCACTGCCCCGCCAGAGCGAACCGTTTTACTCACCTTCGGCGGTTTGGGTCTGGATCAAATTCCCTATCAGAATTTGCAGCGCTTCCCTGATTGGCAATTCATCACCTTCGATCGCCAAGCTCCAGATTGGCTCAACATACGCCAAGTCACCGATCACCAATACCGTCCGGTTGACTTTATGCCGCTGTGTGGCCGTTTAGTCTCCAAACCGGGATACAGCACCTTTGCCGAAGCCTGCCGCCAAAACTTACTGATTATTACCATCACGCGCGATGACTTTGCCGAATCGCCTGTCTTGTTAGCAGGCATTCAGGATCATGCTCAGCATCAAATTCTGCAACCAGATGAATTTTTCCACGGCGACTGGGAGTTTTTACGCCAATTACCCCAAGCGCCACGGCAATCTGAAGCGGTCAGAACCGATGGCAACCAGGCGATCGCTGAAGCGGTGATTCAATACTTTGCCCAGTAA
- a CDS encoding aminotransferase class V-fold PLP-dependent enzyme has protein sequence MTSTLPVHHLLERHRHQFPALANKAYFNYGGQGPMPQAALAAMQQAHLHMQQAGPFSNSSNVWINQESQQTRQTIAAELGVTAETITLTDSVSTGCNIALWGINWQPGDRILMTNCEHQSIIAVVQEIQRRFGVAVDVCSLMATLNAGDPVAAIAQHLTANTRLVVLSHILWNTGQLLPLGEIVAACHAYPTQQHPVRVLVDAAQSVGVLPLDLAALAVDFYAFTGHKWWCGPAGVGGLYIRPDALETLQPTFIGWRGITTDANGQPVGWERGGKRFEVATSDYALYPALRVAIATQSEWGSVEARYQRIQTLSAYLWQQLKELSSVHCLRTAPPEAGLVSFQLVDQASGRSHRQLAQFLESQGLMVRTILNPDCVRACVHYLTLESEIDRLVVGVQQFCQTVG, from the coding sequence ATGACCAGCACGCTTCCGGTTCATCACCTTCTAGAGCGTCATCGCCACCAGTTTCCTGCCTTAGCGAATAAAGCTTATTTCAACTACGGTGGTCAAGGCCCAATGCCCCAAGCGGCTTTAGCAGCGATGCAGCAAGCGCACTTGCATATGCAACAAGCTGGCCCATTTTCTAATAGCAGCAATGTCTGGATTAATCAGGAATCTCAGCAAACTCGCCAAACGATCGCCGCAGAGCTGGGCGTAACGGCTGAAACCATCACCTTGACCGATAGCGTCTCGACGGGCTGCAATATTGCACTCTGGGGTATCAATTGGCAACCTGGCGATCGCATTTTGATGACTAACTGTGAGCATCAAAGCATCATTGCTGTGGTTCAAGAAATTCAGCGTCGGTTTGGCGTAGCGGTAGACGTTTGCTCGCTGATGGCAACGCTGAATGCAGGTGATCCAGTAGCGGCGATCGCGCAACATTTAACAGCTAATACTCGCCTGGTTGTTCTCAGCCATATTCTGTGGAACACGGGCCAGTTGCTTCCCCTAGGAGAAATTGTGGCGGCTTGCCACGCCTACCCAACTCAACAACATCCAGTACGGGTTTTAGTGGATGCAGCGCAATCGGTCGGGGTGTTACCGCTCGACCTGGCAGCACTAGCGGTCGATTTTTATGCGTTTACAGGCCATAAGTGGTGGTGTGGACCTGCTGGAGTCGGTGGATTATACATTCGCCCAGACGCTCTAGAAACGTTGCAACCAACCTTCATTGGCTGGCGAGGCATCACCACGGATGCTAACGGCCAACCCGTGGGCTGGGAACGAGGCGGCAAACGGTTTGAGGTAGCCACTTCCGACTATGCCTTGTATCCTGCGTTGAGAGTTGCGATCGCGACTCAGAGCGAATGGGGTTCAGTGGAAGCTCGTTATCAGCGGATTCAAACTCTGAGTGCTTATCTGTGGCAGCAACTGAAGGAATTATCTTCTGTGCATTGCTTGCGGACTGCACCACCGGAGGCAGGTTTGGTTTCGTTTCAGCTGGTAGATCAAGCTTCTGGGCGATCGCACCGCCAACTGGCCCAGTTTTTAGAGAGCCAAGGTTTAATGGTTCGTACCATTTTGAATCCTGATTGTGTCCGTGCTTGTGTGCATTACCTGACTTTAGAATCGGAGATCGATCGCTTGGTGGTGGGCGTGCAGCAGTTTTGTCAAACGGTGGGGTAG
- a CDS encoding TM0106 family RecB-like putative nuclease, whose amino-acid sequence MFLTTELLLQYQRCSRRAFLDIYGDLTQRDPPSDYLLKLIQDSAAHRRTVLTEYAWQQPTWPPRDWIAGGQATLEMMRQGVECIYQGILLRETPEGVTLVSQPDLLIKQPGQSYFGDWIYVPTEIRLGKRPKLEYQILATFHTYVLAAVQGAWPETSWLILREKGAYEVDLWTLLPQMQTILQECLQTLLAPEAPEVFIARNRCNLCGWLNYCSGVAQAQRHLSLLPGVTASRYTQLQALDLVTVESLASSTPTRLETLPGFGPEVAQRLVWQAQAVLENRAIAYPDKSPSGKPLNLSQELPTAPVELYFDIEAEPDLNVAFLHGVLVVDRRTQQETFHPLLAERPEDEVLVWQQFLELVNDYPDAPIFHFCPYEPQTVARLAKLYDTPSPWVRPLLSRFVDLHERVTRTVILPVESYALKPIARWVGFDWRDAKANGAQAICWYSQWLETGDRAYLDAIVQYNEDDCRATYQIKEWLVGFLQESLCSELV is encoded by the coding sequence ATGTTCCTGACTACTGAACTCCTACTACAGTATCAACGCTGTAGTCGAAGAGCCTTCCTAGATATCTATGGAGATCTCACTCAACGAGATCCTCCGAGCGATTACTTGCTCAAGTTAATCCAGGACAGCGCGGCTCATCGACGAACTGTGTTGACAGAGTATGCTTGGCAGCAACCCACCTGGCCGCCGAGAGATTGGATTGCCGGGGGCCAAGCCACCCTGGAAATGATGCGGCAGGGAGTAGAGTGCATTTACCAAGGGATTCTCCTAAGGGAGACACCAGAAGGAGTGACCTTGGTGAGTCAGCCCGATCTCCTGATCAAGCAACCTGGTCAGTCTTACTTTGGCGATTGGATTTACGTCCCAACTGAAATTAGGTTAGGCAAGCGCCCTAAGCTGGAGTACCAAATTCTGGCTACGTTTCATACCTATGTTTTGGCTGCGGTGCAAGGCGCTTGGCCTGAGACAAGTTGGCTGATTCTGCGAGAAAAAGGAGCTTACGAAGTCGATTTGTGGACTTTGTTGCCCCAGATGCAAACGATTTTGCAAGAGTGTTTGCAAACTCTGCTTGCCCCAGAAGCCCCCGAAGTTTTCATTGCTCGTAACCGCTGTAACCTGTGTGGTTGGCTGAACTACTGTTCGGGAGTAGCGCAAGCGCAACGGCATCTATCGCTGCTGCCTGGAGTCACTGCTAGCCGCTACACTCAGTTGCAAGCCCTTGATCTAGTTACAGTCGAATCTTTAGCCAGTTCTACACCAACCAGGCTGGAGACTTTACCTGGCTTTGGCCCAGAAGTAGCTCAAAGGCTAGTTTGGCAAGCGCAAGCTGTGTTAGAGAACCGAGCGATCGCCTACCCAGACAAGTCACCTTCTGGCAAGCCTTTGAACTTGTCCCAAGAACTGCCGACTGCCCCAGTGGAACTTTATTTTGACATTGAGGCCGAACCAGACCTGAATGTGGCTTTTCTACATGGAGTATTGGTCGTCGATCGCCGAACTCAGCAAGAAACATTCCACCCTTTGTTGGCAGAGCGGCCAGAAGACGAGGTTTTGGTTTGGCAGCAGTTTTTGGAATTAGTCAACGACTATCCAGATGCTCCGATTTTTCATTTCTGCCCATACGAGCCTCAAACCGTAGCGCGCTTGGCGAAGCTGTACGACACACCATCTCCTTGGGTACGACCACTGCTCAGCCGCTTCGTTGATTTGCATGAGCGGGTAACTCGTACTGTAATTTTGCCCGTTGAAAGCTATGCCCTCAAACCGATTGCTCGTTGGGTGGGGTTTGACTGGCGCGATGCCAAAGCGAATGGAGCCCAGGCAATTTGCTGGTATAGCCAGTGGCTAGAAACAGGCGATCGCGCTTACCTAGATGCGATCGTGCAGTACAACGAAGATGATTGTCGAGCCACTTACCAGATCAAAGAGTGGCTGGTAGGTTTCTTGCAGGAATCACTTTGCTCAGAGTTGGTCTAG